In one window of Oncorhynchus kisutch isolate 150728-3 linkage group LG16, Okis_V2, whole genome shotgun sequence DNA:
- the LOC109906787 gene encoding sodium-driven chloride bicarbonate exchanger-like isoform X1: MDITDQGAQMEPLLPLEPGPQSPQIPQGDKNVRTDEEAVLDRGGTRSMLNTNFEKEELEGHRTLYIGVHVPLGRKSHRRHRHHGGHNKNSRKRSKERESGVDGDGRESPSHTDTPAQRVQFLLGTEDGDEEHIPHALFTELDEICLREGEDAEWKETARWLKFEEDVEDGGERWSKPYVATLSLHSLFELRSCILNGTVLLDMRANSLEEIADMVLDQHEVSAGVGEDVRRRIREALLKQHHHQNHKKLANRIPIVRSFADIGKKHSEPHSMDKNGQTVSPQSQPATTEGKEHVSRENSHVDFSKIDLHFMKKIPPGAEASNVLVGELEFLEQPVVAFVRLCPAVLLNGLAEVPITTRFLFILLGPLGKGPQYHEIGRSIATLMTDEVFHDVAYKAKDRNDLVAGIDEFLDQVTVLPPGEWDPSIRIEPPKNVPSQEKRKVPPLPNGDLGEAEEPGGHGGPELQRTGRFFGGFFMDIKRKAPHYLSDYTDALSLQCLASFLFLYCACMSPVITFGGLLGEATEGRISAIESLFGASMTGIAYSLFAGQPLTILGSTGPVLVFEKILFKFCKDYDLSYLSLRACIGLWTAFLCLVLVATDASSLVCYITRFTEEAFASLICIIFIYEALEKLIHLGEHYPINMNNNLQKLTQYSCACVEPKDPSNSTLRYWEDRNITASEVNWTSMEVKECFVFRGEFEGSACGPHGPYIPDVLFWSVVLFFSTVFMSAFLKEFKTSRYFPTKVRAQISDFAVFITILTMVLVDYALGIPSPKLQVPDKFKPTRDDRGWIVNPIGRNPWWTTIIAVLPALLCTILIFMDQQITAVIINRKEHKLKKGCGYHLDLFVVGVMLGVCSVMGLPWFVAATVLSISHVNSLKLESECSAPGEQPKFLGIREQRFTGLMIFLLMGCSVFMTSVLKFIPMPVLYGVFLYMGASSLRGIQFFDRLKLFGMPAKHQPDFIYLRHVPLRKVHLFTIIQLSCLVLLWVIKTSNYAIVFPMMVLALVFIRKLLDFMFTKKELSWLDDLMPEWKKKKLEEGEEEEEPSIIVEEEEGIVNLPLEGNYKSDPATVNISDEMSKGSFGNVWNSISPSDNAKKEPSSKSGCERGHKRKDSKLDRETSL, from the exons CAGACACTCCTGCCCAGAGGGTGCAGTTCCTTCTGGGGACAGAGGATGGTGATGAAGAGCACATACCTCATGCCCTCTTCACTGAGCTGGATGAGATCTGCCTGAGAGAGGGCGAGGATGCAGAGTGGAAGGAGACCGCCAG gtggctgAAGTTTGAGGAGGACGTGGAGGATGGAGGCGAGCGTTGGAGCAAGCCCTACGTGGCCACCCTGTCTCTTCATAGCCTGTTTGAGCTGAGGAGCTGCATCCTCAACGGCACCGTGCTGCTGGACATGAGGGCCAACTCACTGGAGGAGATCGCCG ATATGGTCCTGGACCAGCATGAGGTGTCGGCCGGGGTGGGGGAGGACGTGAGGAGGAGGATCCGTGAGGCACTTCTGAAGCAGCACCACCACCAGAACCACAAGAAGCTGGCCAACCGCATCCCCATCGTACGCTCCTTCGCCGATATTGGCAAAAAGCATTCCGAGCCCCACTCCATGGACAAGAACG GTCAGACTGTCTCTCCCCAGTCCCAGCCAGCCACCACAGAGGGCAAGGAACATGTCAGCCGGGAGAACAGCCATGTGGACTTCAGCAAG ATTGACCTCCACTTCATGAAGAAGATTCCACCCGGTGCAGAGGCATCCAATGTCCTGGTGGGGGAGCTAGAGTTCTTGGAGCAGCCCGTGGTGGCCTTTGTCCGTCTGTGTCCCGCCGTGCTGCTCAACGGCCTAGCTGAGGTCCCCATCACCACCAG GTTCCTGTTCATTCTGCTGGGGCCTCTGGGAAAAGGACCACAGTACCATGAGATTGGCCGATCCATCGCAACTCTGATGACAGACGAG GTGTTCCATGACGTGGCGTATAAAGCCAAGGACAGGAACGACCTGGTGGCCGGCATCGATGAGTTCCTGGACCAGGTGACTGTGTTGCCACCTGGGGAGTGGGACCCCTCCATCAGGATAGAGCCGCCCAAAAACGTGCCCTCTCAG GAAAAGCGCAAGGTCCCTCCTCTACCCAACGGAGATCTGGGAGAAGCAGAGGAACCTGGTGGCCATGGAGGCCCAGAGCTACAGCGCACAGGAAG GTTCTTTGGAGGGTTCTTCATGGACATCAAGCGCAAGGCGCCCCACTACCTGTCTGACTACACGGACGCTTTGAGCCTGCAGTGTCTGGCCTCCTTCCTTTTCCTCTACTGTGCCTGCATGTCTCCTGTCATCACCTTCGGCGGACTGCTGGGGGAAGCCACCGAGGGACGCATA AGTGCAATTGAGTCCCTGTTCGGAGCCTCCATGACGGGGATAGCCTACTCCCTATTCGCTGGGCAGCCTCTCACCATCCTAGGCAGCACAGGCCCTGTTCTAGTGTTTGAGAAGATTCTCTTCAAATTCTGCAA GGACTATGACCTGTCCTACCTCTCCCTGAGGGCCTGTATCGGCCTGTGGACGGCGTTCCTCTGCCTGGTCCTGGTGGCTACAGACGCTAGCTCCCTGGTCTGTTACATCACCCGCTTCACAGAGGAGGCCTTCGCCTCGCTCATCTGCATCATCTTCATCTACGAGGCCCTGGAGAAACTCATCCACCTGGGGGAACACTACCCCATCAACATGAACAACAACCTGCAGAAACTCACCCAGTACTC gtgtgcgtgtgtggagCCAAAGGATCCCAGCAACTCCACTCTGAGGTACTGGGAGGACAGGAACATCACTGCATCAGAGGTCAACTGGACCAGCATGGAGGTCAAG GAGTGCTTTGTGTTCCGGGGGGAGTTTGAGGGCAGCGCCTGTGGCCCCCACGGACCCTACATTCCGGACGTCCTCTTCTGGTCCGTGGTCCTCTTCTTCTCTACTGTCTTCATGTCCGCTTTCCTCAAGGAGTTCAAGACCAGCCGCTACTTCCCCACCAAG GTGAGGGCCCAGATCAGTGACTTTGCTGTTTTCATCACCATCCTCACCATGGTCTTAGTGGACTACGCCCTAGGAATCCCCTCACCAAAACTGCAGGTCCCCGACAAGTTCaag CCAACCAGAGACGACCGTGGTTGGATCGTGAACCCAATAGGACGCAACCCGTGGTGGACCACCATAATCGCGGTCCTCCCTGCGCTGCTCTGCACCATCCTCATCTTCATGGACCAACAGATCACGGCTGTTATCATCAACAGGAAGGAGCACAAACTGAAG AAGGGCTGTGGCTACCACCTGGACCTGTTTGTGGTGGGGGTGATGCTGGGGGTGTGTTCTGTGATGGGCCTGCCCTGGTTCGTGGCGGCCACCGTGCTCTCCATCTCCCACGTCAACAGCCTGAAGCTGGAGTCAGAGTGCTCGGCCCCCGGGGAACAGCCCAAGTTCCTGGGGATCAGAGAGCAGCGCTTCACCGGCCTCATGATCTTCCTACTCATGGGCTGCTCCGTCTTCATGACCTCTGTCCTCAAG ttTATCCCCATGCCTGTACTGTATGGAGTGTTCTTGTACATGGGAGCGTCCTCGCTGAGAGGTATCCAGTTCTTTGACCGTCTCAAGCTGTTTGGCATGCCGGCCAAGCACCAGCCAGACTTCATCTACCTGAGACACGTTCCCCTCAGGAAGGTCCACCTCTTCACCATCATCCAGCTCAGCTGCCTGGTCCTGCTGTGGGTCATCAAGACCTCAAATTATGCAATCGTCTTCCCCATGATG GTGTTGGCTCTGGTGTTCATCCGTAAGCTTCTGGACTTCATGTTCACCAAGAAGGAGCTGAGCTGGCTGGATGACCTGATGCCTGAGTGGAAGAAGAAGAAActagaggaaggagaagaagag gaggaGCCCAGTATtatagtggaggaggaggaggggatagtGAATTTGCCACTGGAAGGAAATTACAA GAGCGATCCCGCGACGGTGAACATTTCCGACGAGATGTCCAAAGGCTCCTTCGGGAACGTGTGGAATAGTATTAGTCCCAGTGACAACGCCAAGAAGGAGCCAAGCTCTAAAAG TGGTTGCGAGAGAGGACATAAGAGGAAGGACTCAAAGTTGGACAGGGAGACAAGTTTGTGA